In Candidatus Nomurabacteria bacterium, a genomic segment contains:
- a CDS encoding ParB/RepB/Spo0J family partition protein, whose protein sequence is MSEPVLGRGLSALIPKPGTQNPGVNPALRSLPTDGERVEKIPVEQIVANPHQPRQHFDYQAQEDLIASIKAHGILQPLIVTKLSSGSYELVAGERRFRAARTLEFATVPAIVRTASAQSKLELALIENIQRKDLSPIEEAEAYRALIDEFALTQEEVARRVGKKRATVANILRLLNLPVEVQKSLRDGAITMSHAKVILSEVDPTEQIKLWQSIMKKDLTVRGGEDLRRSHSSHGAAAQARNPEIAALEDSLRSALNTKVRITRRKGRGSITIDFYSDEELENIITTITT, encoded by the coding sequence ATGAGTGAACCTGTCCTTGGTCGCGGTCTTTCCGCATTGATTCCGAAGCCTGGTACCCAAAACCCAGGAGTGAATCCCGCCCTACGCTCTTTACCGACTGATGGAGAGCGGGTAGAAAAAATTCCAGTCGAGCAAATCGTGGCTAATCCACATCAGCCTCGGCAGCATTTTGATTATCAAGCCCAAGAAGATTTAATTGCCTCAATCAAAGCACATGGCATACTCCAGCCACTCATTGTGACAAAGCTTTCTAGTGGCAGCTATGAATTGGTAGCAGGCGAGCGGCGATTTCGGGCAGCTCGCACTTTGGAATTCGCTACTGTGCCGGCTATTGTCCGTACCGCTTCAGCCCAGTCAAAGCTAGAATTAGCCTTGATTGAAAATATTCAACGTAAAGACCTTTCGCCAATCGAAGAGGCTGAGGCGTATCGCGCCTTGATCGATGAATTTGCATTAACTCAAGAGGAAGTAGCGCGTCGGGTTGGGAAGAAGCGCGCGACAGTAGCCAATATCCTTCGCTTGCTTAATCTGCCGGTCGAAGTACAGAAGAGTTTGCGTGACGGCGCTATTACGATGAGTCACGCGAAGGTTATCTTAAGTGAAGTTGATCCGACAGAGCAGATTAAGCTCTGGCAGTCGATTATGAAGAAAGATTTAACAGTCCGAGGAGGCGAAGATCTGCGTCGCAGTCATTCTTCACATGGAGCAGCGGCGCAGGCTCGTAATCCCGAAATCGCCGCGCTAGAGGATAGTCTACGCAGCGCATTAAATACCAAAGTCCGCATCACTCGTCGCAAAGGACGTGGCAGCATTACCATTGATTTTTATTCAGATGAAGAACTTGAGAACATCATCACGACTATCACCACGTAA
- a CDS encoding ParA family protein, with the protein MARIISIVNQKGGVGKTTTAINLGAYLAHYGARVLLIDLDPQANATSGLGIKHRELERGVYETLLGAAALSEIIQPTAHDRYHIAPATVSLAGANVELVNMDGREGQLDRAIPEIAEQYDYVLIDNPPSLGMLTINGLTAAREVLIPVQCEYLALEGLSQLLETIQLVKESIQPNVEVLGAVLTMYDSRYKLSDAVLQELYRYFPNRIFRTVIPRNVHLAEAPSHGRPILKHDPDSRGARAYSRLAREVLSPHHT; encoded by the coding sequence ATGGCGCGAATTATTTCTATCGTAAATCAGAAAGGCGGGGTTGGAAAAACCACAACCGCAATTAACCTGGGTGCCTATCTTGCCCATTATGGTGCTCGTGTACTTTTAATTGATCTTGATCCGCAGGCCAATGCAACAAGTGGTTTAGGTATTAAGCATCGTGAGTTAGAGCGCGGTGTGTACGAGACCTTGCTTGGAGCGGCGGCGCTCTCAGAGATAATTCAACCAACTGCGCATGATCGTTATCATATCGCCCCCGCGACAGTTTCCTTAGCTGGAGCCAATGTTGAATTGGTAAATATGGATGGTCGAGAAGGTCAACTCGATCGTGCTATTCCCGAGATTGCCGAGCAATACGACTACGTACTTATTGATAACCCTCCTTCGCTCGGCATGTTGACCATTAACGGCTTAACCGCAGCCCGCGAGGTGCTTATCCCGGTGCAGTGTGAGTATTTGGCTTTAGAGGGCTTGAGTCAGTTACTGGAGACTATTCAACTAGTGAAAGAAAGCATTCAACCGAACGTAGAAGTGCTTGGCGCAGTCCTTACCATGTACGACAGTCGATACAAACTTTCTGATGCAGTGCTTCAAGAGCTTTATCGCTATTTCCCAAATCGTATTTTCCGCACCGTTATCCCACGTAATGTGCATTTAGCCGAAGCGCCATCGCATGGACGTCCTATTTTGAAACATGATCCTGATTCGCGCGGTGCTCGAGCCTATAGTCGCCTTGCTCGCGAAGTATTAAGCCCACATCATACATGA
- a CDS encoding DoxX family membrane protein, with amino-acid sequence MPTTKRWLIALEWLARLLVGGIFVYAALGKLMAPVEEFEAAIRTYELLPEGMVSIFALVTPWIELLGGLFVLAGFWRRWAAGALTLMLLSFIIAISINIARGNTDIDCGCFGTFSIGATPTEALLKDLGLIVLSIFLVWRKSWKWTIDAWLGKSEIGES; translated from the coding sequence ATGCCAACAACTAAGCGCTGGCTGATTGCCTTAGAATGGCTTGCTCGCTTGCTGGTCGGTGGAATCTTTGTTTACGCCGCGCTTGGGAAGCTCATGGCGCCAGTGGAGGAATTTGAGGCAGCGATTCGCACCTACGAATTACTTCCCGAGGGTATGGTAAGTATATTCGCATTGGTGACGCCGTGGATTGAGTTATTGGGCGGTCTCTTTGTGTTGGCTGGATTTTGGCGTCGATGGGCGGCTGGAGCGCTCACGCTTATGCTCTTGAGCTTTATCATTGCCATTAGTATTAATATTGCTCGAGGGAACACAGACATCGATTGTGGTTGCTTTGGTACTTTCTCGATCGGAGCGACACCGACTGAAGCGCTCTTAAAGGATTTAGGTTTGATTGTATTGTCTATTTTCCTTGTATGGCGTAAATCATGGAAGTGGACGATTGACGCTTGGTTAGGAAAAAGCGAAATTGGGGAAAGTTAA
- a CDS encoding thioredoxin domain-containing protein, whose product MNDNTEQQLTKKQRRELRRQEKMANREKGAQSARMKKLIWTVIILVVVVGGGIWAFQGSDNTSTAGDFSNDNDPSRGPETAKVLIEEYSDFQCPACKAADTNLPEVLAAYPNDVRFVYNDYPLTTIHKNARAAAEAAQCAFAQGKFWEYHDKLFEEQASWSVLSGSTVTDTFVQYASDLGIDSEAFQSCIDNTEQKEAVNTDIGEGNARKVNSTPTFFINGERRVGGMTTDNWKSVIDAAIAEADATASTDQSEVNANN is encoded by the coding sequence ATGAACGATAATACAGAACAGCAGCTAACCAAAAAACAGCGACGAGAATTACGACGCCAAGAAAAAATGGCAAACCGAGAAAAAGGTGCCCAGTCAGCCCGTATGAAAAAGCTTATTTGGACTGTCATCATTCTTGTAGTGGTTGTTGGAGGAGGTATTTGGGCTTTCCAGGGTAGTGACAATACAAGTACAGCAGGTGATTTCTCAAACGATAACGACCCAAGCCGAGGTCCTGAAACCGCAAAGGTCTTAATTGAAGAGTACTCAGATTTCCAGTGTCCAGCCTGTAAGGCAGCAGATACAAATCTCCCTGAAGTGTTGGCGGCATATCCAAATGATGTGCGCTTTGTGTACAATGATTATCCCTTAACTACCATTCACAAAAATGCACGAGCAGCTGCAGAGGCGGCACAATGTGCATTCGCGCAAGGTAAGTTCTGGGAGTATCACGATAAACTTTTTGAGGAGCAAGCGAGCTGGTCAGTATTAAGCGGCTCCACCGTTACTGACACTTTTGTGCAGTACGCTTCTGACCTTGGGATTGATTCCGAAGCTTTTCAAAGCTGTATAGATAATACCGAGCAAAAAGAAGCGGTAAATACTGATATTGGGGAAGGTAATGCTCGTAAGGTAAATTCTACTCCTACCTTCTTCATCAATGGAGAGCGACGTGTCGGTGGTATGACCACTGATAATTGGAAGTCCGTGATCGATGCCGCAATTGCCGAAGCGGACGCTACTGCATCGACTGACCAATCCGAGGTCAATGCCAACAACTAA
- a CDS encoding DsbA family protein: protein MTPSPVVRNVPSGEGSRPAGILDAPPKTTFMLGLFVGVALTALGFIMFGGGASTATVKGTDTVAAANTNTSAAAAPTGNASAISKPTKDDHYLGADPSKAKVVLVEFSDFQCPYCSNLHPTLQRIIDENPDTVSLVYRHFPLTSIHPQALPAANASECAAEQDKFWEFGDKIFATQSSMSDSYYSQVASDLGLNVDKFNDCYQSKKYDDDVQADMSEGELAGVSGTPATFVLQGDDVTTGQLISGALPYASFKSVIDQLL from the coding sequence ATGACACCATCTCCAGTAGTTCGTAACGTGCCATCGGGTGAAGGCTCACGTCCAGCCGGCATCCTCGATGCACCTCCCAAGACCACATTTATGTTGGGTCTTTTTGTTGGCGTAGCACTTACTGCGCTGGGCTTTATTATGTTTGGCGGTGGCGCTTCAACTGCAACAGTAAAGGGAACCGATACAGTGGCCGCAGCAAATACAAACACCTCTGCAGCTGCAGCCCCGACCGGCAACGCATCGGCTATTAGCAAGCCAACCAAGGATGATCATTACCTTGGCGCTGACCCTTCTAAAGCAAAAGTAGTACTGGTAGAGTTCTCTGATTTCCAGTGCCCATACTGCAGCAACCTTCACCCAACCTTGCAGCGAATTATTGATGAGAATCCTGACACTGTTTCTCTAGTGTATCGACATTTCCCACTCACTTCGATTCACCCTCAAGCGCTACCAGCGGCAAATGCTTCTGAATGTGCTGCTGAGCAAGATAAGTTTTGGGAGTTTGGCGATAAGATATTCGCAACGCAGTCTTCAATGAGCGACTCCTATTACAGTCAGGTAGCGAGCGATCTCGGACTAAACGTTGATAAGTTTAATGATTGCTACCAGAGCAAGAAGTATGATGATGATGTACAGGCTGATATGAGTGAAGGAGAACTCGCTGGTGTGTCTGGTACTCCGGCCACCTTTGTCTTACAGGGTGACGATGTCACTACTGGTCAATTGATTAGCGGCGCACTTCCGTACGCCAGCTTCAAATCAGTTATTGACCAGTTACTCTAG
- a CDS encoding DsbA family protein produces the protein MKPWVLGLGALFIILSGGYVGLTIHSLQKVITSDTSSFTFNTQQNQGVNTNSNLDAQLVGENDPSLGPADAAVTIVEFGDYQCPYCKEVFPTVRQLMNTYSGQIRFVFRDYPVTEAHPLALFAAEAGQCAWEQGSNQYWSLHDRMFIGQDEMTQENILAWARLAGVKEDEFTSCITSGKYENEILDDFSDGLDLGVRGTPTFFVNGRKIEGALPFATFQQLIEGLLE, from the coding sequence ATGAAACCATGGGTACTTGGTCTTGGCGCGCTTTTCATTATTTTGAGTGGCGGATACGTCGGGCTTACTATTCATTCCTTGCAAAAGGTTATCACTAGCGATACCAGTAGTTTTACGTTTAATACCCAGCAAAATCAGGGAGTAAACACAAATAGCAATCTCGATGCTCAACTGGTCGGTGAAAATGATCCATCACTCGGTCCTGCTGATGCTGCAGTAACTATTGTTGAGTTTGGAGATTACCAATGCCCCTATTGTAAGGAGGTGTTTCCAACCGTACGTCAGCTTATGAATACCTACAGTGGGCAAATTCGTTTTGTCTTTCGTGATTACCCAGTTACTGAGGCTCATCCACTCGCGTTATTTGCGGCTGAAGCAGGGCAGTGTGCTTGGGAACAAGGCTCAAATCAATATTGGTCGCTCCATGATCGTATGTTTATTGGACAAGACGAAATGACGCAGGAAAATATCCTGGCTTGGGCTAGATTAGCCGGAGTGAAAGAAGATGAGTTTACGAGTTGTATAACTAGTGGCAAATATGAGAATGAAATTTTGGACGATTTTTCCGACGGCTTGGATTTAGGGGTTCGTGGCACGCCTACGTTTTTTGTAAACGGAAGAAAAATTGAAGGGGCCCTACCTTTTGCCACTTTTCAGCAGTTGATAGAAGGGTTGTTAGAGTAA